One Deltaproteobacteria bacterium genomic window, TTCGTCGGTTCCGTTGACGTCATACCGGAATTCGCCGTCCCTAACCGCCAATTCGTGACTGCTGCCAAAGCGGACCTATGCCTTGACGAAAAAAGCCTGTCTCGTTTTTGTGAGGCGCTCCCGCGCTACAAGCGCCCCAAAAAGTTCTTCCTCGACGACGTCCCGCGAAATCCAACCGGAAAAATAGAAAAGCCTGAACTCCGCAACAAATTCGCCGGAAAAACCGAGAATTGCAGCTTCCCCGCAGCAAGCTGCAGGGAATACGCTCGCTATCCCGGTTCAACCACCTTCGGCTGAAGCCGAAGGCTTAACGACATTCTGAAACGCAAACCGCTATTCCGAAAAAATTTC contains:
- a CDS encoding AMP-binding protein, which gives rise to MGAFEEEANRLAAGLVARGLKKGDRAAVLMTNCLEWLPVYFGILKSGALAAPLNFRFDAGTIARCLETADANVLIFGEEFIDRIRSIKPDLDRFVQIYIFVGSVDVIPEFAVPNRQFVTAAKADLCLDEKSLSRFCEALPRYKRPKKFFLDDVPRNPTGKIEKPELRNKFAGKTENCSFPAASCREYARYPGSTTFG